The Silene latifolia isolate original U9 population chromosome X, ASM4854445v1, whole genome shotgun sequence genome contains the following window.
CCCAAATATGGGTTTGGGCTTAGGTCTGAGATTGGGTCAAGGTGGTTGAGAAGGCTAAACTAGTGTCAGCTAGTCGATTGTTGGTGGGTAGCTCGCTGGTGTGGGTTGAGTGTTGATCGCGATAAGCTTTTAATTACTCGGTTGATAACTTGAGGGTACCACTTTGGTGTGTAACTTTTGTAATATATTTTTGAAGTAATGATGATTCTTTACTTACACTGCCAGTTGAGATTTTATCTTTTTGCCAACTGATTCAGTGATGGAATGATGCTGATGTATATCTTATTACTATGGAAACACCTAGGTCtaagtggttgatagtgttataTTTACTTCTTAGTCTATAATACTTCTACATATCAACTTACCAGATGTCTCATGACTGCAAGGATTTTAAACTTCTGCAGATGACATTTTTTTTGATGCTGAAGAAGATTTCTCAGATGAAGAAACTTTATGCTTTTATGATGCTGTTGTGGAAAATGATTCATCTTTTGGGGCTCCAATTGATTTGAGTGTCTCTCTTGAAGAAGCAGTTGAAGACGACGTCAAAATCTTGCGTACTCCCCCACCACCCAATGAACCTTATAAAAGAAGAAAGGTCACAAGATCTGACAATACTCGAACTGAGTTTGGTACCTTCTCAGAAACTCCAAGAACTCCCCCCAAAGGAATTGTCAACCCATTAAATCATAATGCGATTAACATTGAATCTACTGAATACAAAGACGTGTTACTTTTATTTAGATTCAATGACAGAGACCTTCCTTATAAATTAAGAGACATAGTCATGTCTGACCTGCGTTTACTGACTCTCTTGGAATCTGGTCTTCCATCTTGGGTTATATTTCTTCAATCATACCCCGTCTTTTGCCATGTTTATCGACCATGGATGTGTCCTCTTGCAAGAGCTTTGTATGTGGTCATTTCAGTTGCTACTGTTGTTATTGGGTTTTATGACCTATACAAGAATGTCCCACTACTTAAGGCAACTGCGTCTCATTTGTTTGGACCCTTGTTTGATTGGATAGAAACTTGGGAGATGGTGTCCAGGGTCAAGTACCTGGGAACAATGCTATTTCTACATAATTTTGAGAAGGCCGTTAAGTGGATGTTGATGATAACTCGGACTACAAAATCATTCTTTTCCGTTCTTGCTCAGCCAATATTAGAGCCGCTTATGGAGTTTTCCAATTTATTTGGTCCATTCTGGACTCTCTGTATTCAAATGGCAGAGAATTCCTTTTCAGTCATCTGGATTATGCTCGGATCTACTTGTAGTTTTCTTGGAAATATGATCGAGATTGTCGTATTGCCAATCTGGTGGATCCTGTCAATTATCTGGATGGCAGGTAATTTGTCAACTTATATGATGCCTTACTCTTAATGAGATTATCTGAAGCTTCATATAATTCTGTAGGTAACTGCTGTAACATTATTTATTTTCATCTTTTTGCAGCAATGTCTATCATATTGCCGATCTTGTGGGCTTTCTGGGAAATCTTATATGCTCCTGTCCGTTTGATTCTTGCACTAACAAGTTCTATAGCTTATCTTTGTACCCTAGTATATGAAATGCTTGGGGAAGTGTGGTCTTCTGTTTGTAGCTTATTTAGCATTGCTTCAGCTAC
Protein-coding sequences here:
- the LOC141622254 gene encoding uncharacterized protein LOC141622254 is translated as MGNDDNGCCVFPLTSLQVGDLQSYLSHLSLFLATESNKFYILVDNRPWLEGLGSRPAHLWQLMVTKSRLSPFANNRARKGKKAGKEKIEKKADNRGTNYSKCAKSTKSKFSERWFTLIDAATLSQKRSLLPVKKLKNSLQLNHKLHRTLFGLIIFEVVWADIRGMNYLNELQTDTSMALESKFMRRWEFDSIMEAVDSMSSWFSGTDHEQNVLRDYLLATVDDIFFDAEEDFSDEETLCFYDAVVENDSSFGAPIDLSVSLEEAVEDDVKILRTPPPPNEPYKRRKVTRSDNTRTEFGTFSETPRTPPKGIVNPLNHNAINIESTEYKDVLLLFRFNDRDLPYKLRDIVMSDLRLLTLLESGLPSWVIFLQSYPVFCHVYRPWMCPLARALYVVISVATVVIGFYDLYKNVPLLKATASHLFGPLFDWIETWEMVSRVKYLGTMLFLHNFEKAVKWMLMITRTTKSFFSVLAQPILEPLMEFSNLFGPFWTLCIQMAENSFSVIWIMLGSTCSFLGNMIEIVVLPIWWILSIIWMAAMSIILPILWAFWEILYAPVRLILALTSSIAYLCTLVYEMLGEVWSSVCSLFSIASATERTVTTYEASMWRSLWNDLFSKVFRAVRSILNGFVAFFAACNRHRLSIYNHIKELIQKLSGEPYRSEHIDPPHRKRHVGSHHPTPMSKTPKLVKSVDKQM